From the genome of Deltaproteobacteria bacterium:
CGACGCCTCGGCGGCCGTCGAGTACCTCCTGCAAACGGCGATCGGCCTTCGGGTGGCCGGGATCCTGGAGACCTCCGAGCTCGCAGCGCCCGAGCTCCTCGACGCCGAGGTTCTCGCCGTGTTGCGATGCGAGGTGCTCGCTGCGCGCCTCGGAGCCGCGCGCGCCGGTGAGGCGATTGCGGATCTTCGATCGTGGGGGCTCGAACGCCTACCGCACCGCGACTTGCTCGACGATGCATGGGCGTTGCGCGGTCACGTAAGCGCCTACGACGCGCTCTATGTCGCTGCCGCACGCGCCCGGGCAGCCACGTTGGTTACCGCCGATGGACCATTGTCACGGGCGCCGGCGCTCGGTGTGGCCGTGCACAACGTCCGGCTCAGTTGAGGGCGCGGAGTCGTCCCGGCCAGGGCCGCGCTCCGAGACGATCAGTGCGGGAGCTGGTCCGCCGTCGCCGCCAGAATGAAATCACTCTCGTGATCCCGTCGATTTTGTGCGTCCAGATCGTGATCCTAGACCTGGCCCACGCGAGCAGGATGTCGGGGTGATGCCCTTCCGCCTCTACCAGCGCGCCGACGTGGCTGGGTCGGTAGTCGGGAGGCGCTGGGTTAACGTAGTCGGGTTTCATCGGACCTTCGCCGCTGCCCCGAACTTCGTCCTTTACTCTAACGAGGGCGCGCGCGTACGCTCGAAGAGGCCGCCGCCGCGGCGGCATGTTCCGCGGCCTCGCGTCGCGGACCGTTCACCGGAGCCATCGCACGTTGCTCCCCCATTTCCACAGGGTCAGTTCGATGTTCCGGCGCACCTCCAGCCTTGCGCGCCGGGCCGAGCACGTCCTCTTCGTGCGGCGGGCACCACTCGAGCTGGGACTCGTGCAGCGCCACCGGATCCCGGGTCATGTCCGTCACGAAGCGCATCACCCGCTGGCCCTCGCGGTAGACTCCCACACCCTGACCAGGAGCGGAGGCGTTCAGACCCGCCTGGCTGGCGGTTTTCGCGAGTTGCGAGCACGACCGACGGGCGGCACTATGGTGGCCGTGACGACCGCAGATCGGCGCCGGTGGGACGAGGAAAGGCGCGCAACGCTCGCAGATCGGCGGCGGCGCCAGAAGACCGTGCCTATCGAGGAGCGGCTGCTCGAAACCATCGCGTGGTCTGCCATCCTGCTCGCGGAAGACTTGCGCCGGAACGGTGAGCGCCCCGAGCGCCCACTGCCCGTTGGTCTTGGCACCCGCCTCTCGTGACCTACGGGGCCGCCGATCTCGAGCGCATCTTCGGCGACCAGCTCCGGACGATATCGCGCGCTCTCTCCGCGCTCGGGGCGGACTACATGCTGATTGGTGGACTCGCCGTCGGCGTCTGGGGAGAGCCCCGCGCCACAAAGGACGCCGACTTCTGCGTCCACGTGATGGCGTCGGCGGATGATCTTCGCGCCGGGCTCGCCACTGCCGGCCTCGAAGTCGCGCGGGGAGATTTGGACCGCGCACTCGCGCAGGGTGAGTCGGTACGCTTGCGCCGCATCGATGCCCGGGACGAGCCGGTCGCCGTCGATCTGCTCCTCGCCGTCACGCCCTTCGAAATCGAAGCGCTCGGTCGCCGCCGTCCCCTCTCTGTGCTGGGCGTCGAATTGCCCGTCGTGGCACCAGAAGATCTCTTCGTCTTCAAATTGATTGCCGGACGCCCGCAGGATCTCGCCGACGCCGCCCTCCTTCATGATCTCCACGGAGAGACGTTTGACCGCGCGCGCGTTCGCCGCTGGTGCCGCGAGTTCGGCGTCGAGGAGCGGTTGGCGTCCTTCCCCGCTCCCTGAACCCAGCGTAGCCAACGGCCGCCTACGACGACCCGTCGCGCCTAACACCTTCAGCAGATGATCGAGGATGGTGGACTCACCCGTCGCTCGTCGCACGTAAGCTTTCGCGCCTGCGCCTTCCCTTTGGCCGCGGGGAAGGATGCGGGCTGCGGATGGCCAATGGCGAGGGAGAGACCAGCGGGCCAGACGCTAGGCTAGAGAAAACTGGCGGCGCTCATCCGCCTTGAACGGCGCGAGCTGGCCGACGGCCGCATGCTCGATTGCGCTCCGTGGGACGCGCTCTTCGCCGGCAACGAGGAGTTTCGTCGGCTCGCGCTCGCGTCGGAGGCCACCGCGCGCCACGTGGAATATTTTGTTCATATCCCACGGAATGAGGTCAAGTGGGATATGCTCGTTCGCAAAGGCGAATCGGCGGCGCGGCTCGAGGCCGAACGAGGCCGTCGAGGGCCGTCGGCATTGAAGTCGTCGATCGTGCGGAAGAAGTACTGCCCGTTCACCGCGAGCTCGCTCCACAGTCGGCGCGCCATGCTATGTGATCTCCGTGTCCGGTGACTCGGCAGGAGGCTTCCAAGCTCTCACGGCCCGATTACGCGACGGCAGCGACGTGACGGTGCGCGCGATCCGCGCGGATGACGCCGACAAGCTGCAAGCCGCCATCCCCGCGCGCTCGCCGGAATCGCGGTACTCGCGGTTCTTCTCGCCGCTCCGCGAGCTGCCGTCGCAGCTGCTCGAACGCGCCACCCATCCCGACCAGCAGGATGAGCTGCAGCTCGTCGCCGGCGCCGGCTCCGGGTCGGAGGAAGCAATCATCGCCGGTGGGCGCTATGCGGCCACGGCGACGGACGGGGACTGCGCGTTCGGAATCGCCGTGGCCGACGCCTGGCATGGACGCGGGCTCGCCCGCCTCCTGCTCGAGACGCTGATCCGGTACGGCGCACGCCCGCGGGTTCAAGCGCATGGAGGGGTACATCCTCGCGACCAACACCGCGATGCTCGGTCTCGCGAAGCGCCTCGGCTTTCAGACCGTCCAGAGTCCCGAGGGTCCGACCGTCCACCTCGTGCGCTGCGACCTCGGCACCCTGCAGCTACGATAAGACGTCGAGCGCCCGGCTGCGCTTCGGACCGTAGCGCCAGACGGCGAAGTCGCGATCGAAGCTCGCCGCCCGCCCGCAACCGACCCGCTCGATCACCGCGAAGCTCGTGCAATCCACGAGGTCGAATTGCTGGTCTTCCCACGCCGTCGCGATCCCCTGCGCGCGCTCGAGGTCGGCGAGACTCGTCGTCTCCACCGCCAACGGGGTACTACGGACGGCGCCGAGAAACCGCATGGCCGCCGCCCAGCCGGCGCGTAGCCGGATCATCATCCACGTCTCGAGCAACACGTGGTCGGTCGTGAACGTGTGCTCGGCGGCGATCGCGACGAGCAGCCGCCGGGCCTGCTGGTGGCGTGCGTCGCGACGCACTGCCGCCGCGAACAACACACCCGTGTCGACGAAGGTCGTCATCGGCGTGTCTTTCCCGTCCGGGTCCGGCCGAGCTTACGGCGGAGACGTTCGTGCAGGAGCT
Proteins encoded in this window:
- a CDS encoding nucleotidyltransferase, translated to MTYGAADLERIFGDQLRTISRALSALGADYMLIGGLAVGVWGEPRATKDADFCVHVMASADDLRAGLATAGLEVARGDLDRALAQGESVRLRRIDARDEPVAVDLLLAVTPFEIEALGRRRPLSVLGVELPVVAPEDLFVFKLIAGRPQDLADAALLHDLHGETFDRARVRRWCREFGVEERLASFPAP
- a CDS encoding PIN domain-containing protein, with the translated sequence MTTFVDTGVLFAAAVRRDARHQQARRLLVAIAAEHTFTTDHVLLETWMMIRLRAGWAAAMRFLGAVRSTPLAVETTSLADLERAQGIATAWEDQQFDLVDCTSFAVIERVGCGRAASFDRDFAVWRYGPKRSRALDVLS
- a CDS encoding type II toxin-antitoxin system VapC family toxin — protein: DASAAVEYLLQTAIGLRVAGILETSELAAPELLDAEVLAVLRCEVLAARLGAARAGEAIADLRSWGLERLPHRDLLDDAWALRGHVSAYDALYVAAARARAATLVTADGPLSRAPALGVAVHNVRLS